In one window of Leptospira sp. GIMC2001 DNA:
- a CDS encoding MBL fold metallo-hydrolase — translation MFFTFGNCSSSNLFYDPNKTHHTKSGFINPTPGFQDHGFLDLFRWMSTRFLNETSLDPEDYEFITYENDGKKLLNYNGRWSVTWIGHATTIVQIEGMNVVTDPIWSERCSPVSWAGPKRYTKPGVAIENLPKIDVVIISHNHYDHMDIPSLLELDRKFSPLFLVGLRNRQFLIDAGIQNVRELDWWDEIDVLGKKIVFTPTQHFSARGVFDRDETLWGSYAIIGKKTKVFFGGDTGYFPGFKEIGEKFEGFDLAILPIGAYNPKWFMEPVHMDPPQSVQAYIDLKAKFLMPMHYNTFVLTDEPLDEPVPYTKKELEKRSISLDRLLDLKLGESFFGN, via the coding sequence ATGTTTTTCACTTTCGGCAATTGTTCTTCATCCAATTTATTCTATGATCCAAACAAAACTCACCATACAAAATCTGGTTTTATAAATCCAACACCTGGATTTCAAGATCACGGATTTTTGGATCTTTTCCGCTGGATGTCAACGAGGTTTCTCAATGAGACGTCCTTAGATCCAGAGGATTACGAATTTATAACTTATGAGAATGATGGGAAAAAATTATTGAATTATAATGGTCGCTGGTCTGTGACTTGGATCGGCCATGCAACCACTATAGTCCAGATTGAAGGAATGAATGTGGTGACCGATCCAATCTGGTCGGAGCGTTGTTCTCCTGTTTCTTGGGCGGGGCCTAAGAGATACACGAAACCTGGTGTTGCAATTGAGAATCTACCCAAAATCGATGTGGTAATTATCTCGCACAATCATTACGATCATATGGATATTCCTAGTTTGCTTGAATTGGATCGAAAATTTTCACCTTTGTTTTTGGTTGGTTTGCGCAATCGTCAGTTTCTAATTGATGCAGGAATACAAAACGTACGGGAGTTGGATTGGTGGGATGAGATCGATGTGCTCGGTAAGAAAATCGTTTTCACTCCAACTCAACATTTTTCAGCAAGGGGTGTGTTTGATCGTGATGAGACTCTTTGGGGTAGCTATGCGATAATCGGCAAGAAGACTAAGGTTTTTTTTGGTGGTGATACGGGCTATTTTCCCGGTTTCAAAGAGATTGGAGAGAAGTTTGAGGGATTTGATCTCGCCATTTTGCCAATCGGAGCCTACAATCCGAAGTGGTTTATGGAGCCTGTTCACATGGATCCGCCTCAATCTGTTCAGGCTTATATCGATTTGAAAGCAAAATTCCTAATGCCTATGCATTATAATACTTTCGTTTTGACTGACGAGCCGCTCGATGAGCCAGTACCGTATACCAAGAAGGAACTCGAAAAAAGGTCAATCTCTCTCGATAGGCTCTTGGATCTTAAACTGGGAGAAAGTTTTTTTGGGAACTAA
- a CDS encoding sodium:proton antiporter, which produces MLIRRLLIALVLVFSFSIVSLSLSAQDKTEATESISEAPAVDSESHEEHVDHHKGEELPYWTVIPFVLILLSIAILPIASHATEHWWENNNNKLLIALILGGISFAALTYFGWFHTIVHTVVFEYIPFIILLGSLYYISGGIVLKGDIEATPLNNTLFLLTGTLLASFIGTTGASMLLIRPLLNTNAERKHVVHTVIFFIFLVSNIGGSLTPLGDPPLFLGYLQGVPFTWTFGLFPEMFIASCILLILYFIWDSIKYKQESIKDIKKDQTNIQPITLSGQVNFIWLLGIVLSVAFINQNYIPAIKDYPYLGFIREFVMIVFILLSLFTSKEEYRKENKFTLHPITEVAYLFIGIFVCMIPALVLLEAHGAELGVTEPWHFFWATGLFSSVLDNAPTYLTFLSLAKGLLGYNSVAQILANPAAEALLKAISVGAVFMGANSYIGNAPNFMVKSVAEENKIKMPSFGGYMLYSIGILFPIFFLLTLIFFK; this is translated from the coding sequence ATGCTCATTCGCAGGTTACTAATAGCCTTAGTTCTAGTGTTTTCATTTTCCATTGTATCTTTATCTTTATCCGCTCAGGACAAGACCGAGGCTACTGAAAGTATATCTGAAGCTCCTGCTGTCGATTCCGAATCGCATGAAGAGCATGTAGACCACCATAAAGGCGAGGAATTACCTTACTGGACTGTGATACCTTTTGTTTTGATTCTTCTGTCCATAGCGATTCTTCCAATTGCATCTCATGCTACAGAACATTGGTGGGAGAATAATAATAATAAATTATTGATCGCCCTGATATTGGGCGGAATTTCGTTTGCTGCACTCACATATTTTGGTTGGTTCCATACAATTGTTCATACTGTAGTTTTTGAATATATTCCTTTTATAATATTACTTGGTTCTCTTTATTATATTTCAGGGGGAATTGTATTAAAAGGCGATATTGAAGCAACCCCTCTTAATAACACCTTGTTTTTGTTAACGGGAACATTGCTTGCTTCTTTTATCGGAACTACAGGTGCCTCGATGCTCTTGATTCGTCCTCTATTGAATACGAATGCAGAGAGAAAGCATGTTGTCCATACGGTGATCTTTTTTATATTTCTTGTCTCAAATATTGGTGGTTCCTTAACACCATTAGGCGACCCTCCACTTTTCTTGGGATATTTACAAGGAGTTCCGTTTACTTGGACATTTGGGCTTTTTCCAGAGATGTTTATAGCTTCTTGTATACTACTGATTTTATATTTTATATGGGATTCAATCAAATACAAACAAGAGTCAATTAAGGATATCAAGAAAGACCAGACAAATATCCAGCCGATTACTCTAAGCGGACAAGTAAATTTTATTTGGTTACTTGGAATTGTTCTGAGTGTTGCCTTCATCAACCAGAATTACATTCCAGCAATTAAGGATTACCCTTATCTTGGATTCATTCGTGAATTCGTGATGATTGTTTTTATTCTTCTCTCACTATTTACTTCGAAAGAAGAATACAGAAAGGAAAACAAATTTACTTTGCATCCAATCACTGAGGTTGCCTATTTATTCATTGGAATATTTGTATGTATGATTCCCGCATTAGTCTTATTGGAAGCGCATGGTGCCGAGTTAGGCGTGACTGAGCCATGGCATTTTTTCTGGGCAACTGGTTTATTCTCATCTGTTCTTGATAATGCACCGACCTATCTAACATTCTTGAGTCTAGCTAAGGGATTACTAGGTTACAATTCAGTTGCACAAATTCTTGCCAATCCTGCCGCAGAGGCTTTGCTTAAAGCTATATCAGTCGGAGCTGTATTTATGGGAGCCAATTCCTATATTGGTAATGCTCCTAACTTTATGGTTAAGTCTGTTGCTGAAGAGAACAAGATCAAAATGCCTTCATTTGGTGGATACATGTTGTATTCAATTGGGATACTTTTCCCAATATTTTTCTTACTCACGCTGATCTTTTTTAAATAG